One part of the Eucalyptus grandis isolate ANBG69807.140 chromosome 10, ASM1654582v1, whole genome shotgun sequence genome encodes these proteins:
- the LOC104422487 gene encoding scarecrow-like protein 14: MIMEPRVTRFSGSLSAFKLDDETLLPFSDQRANFANGFDRAGPSPDLGFAHKPFFPSDPRYCDSAPSSLVSAEADLPSDDSDFSETVFRYINHMLLEEDMEENPSTFHDPLALQAAEKSLYEALSEPYPSEANSSPPFMDSPDNNYSGNSSDYGKSSPSSNTSGSNFADHQWLGDLGDGRNNLPRSSVTGDFIFQSTVNAHVQPSFSSRNSFLSNGNRTKASLGSGPLFLNFSTESQSVLQFQRGVEEASKFLPQGTQLFIDLEKSSVNSWFKERKSLNVVKVEKDESDLLPLNGISGKKNHQREDSEFEDERSNKQTAVYVDDTELSEMMDKLLVCHIKGKSQDSNADESSKKEVSKSLQQNRQTHTADGGKFHNKKPTPTSNMTEMVDLRTLLILCAQAVSSDDRRTANDYLRQIRQHASPSGDGSQRLAHYFANGLEARLEGTGSQVYAALGSKKTSAVDLLKAYHVYRTAFPFQRVANMFVGDMIMHLAEKATTLHIIDFGISNGFQWPAFISRLSRRTGGPPKLRITGIELPQRGFRPAEKVQETGRHLAQFCKRFNVPFEYNAIAQKWDTIKIGDIKIRNGETIVVNTMFRFKNLLDETVVLNNPRDSVLNLIRKIRPHLFVQAIVNGSFGAPFFVTRFREALFHYSALFDAFDTNLGRDNQMRLLYEKEFFGREAINVIACEGTERVERPETYKQWQIRNMRAGFKQLPLGPAVMKRLRSKLEQFHDDFVVDEDGQWMLQGWKGRILFASSWWVPI; the protein is encoded by the coding sequence ATGATTATGGAGCCGCGCGTGACCAGATTCTCCGGCTCCCTGAGCGCCTTCAAGTTGGACGACGAGACCCTCTTGCCATTTTCGGATCAGCGCGCGAACTTCGCGAATGGGTTCGATCGCGCCGGCCCGTCTCCGGATCTTGGCTTCGCGCACAAACCCTTCTTTCCTTCCGACCCCAGGTACTGTGATTCCGCTCCGTCTTCGCTCGTGAGCGCGGAGGCGGACTTACCGTCCGACGATAGCGACTTCTCCGAGACCGTGTTCAGGTACATAAATCATATGCTTTTGGAGGAGGACATGGAGGAGAATCCCTCTACGTTTCATGACCCTTTGGCTCTCCAGGCGGCTGAGAAGTCGCTCTATGAAGCTCTCAGCGAGCCGTACCCGTCTGAAGCGAACTCCTCCCCTCCATTCATGGACAGTCCGGACAATAATTATTCGGGAAACAGTAGTGACTATGGTAAGAGCAGCCCTTCTAGCAATACCAGCGGCAGCAACTTTGCTGATCATCAATGGCTCGGTGATTTAGGGGACGGCAGAAATAATCTGCCGCGATCTTCTGTCACAGGAGACTTCATTTTTCAGTCCACCGTGAATGCTCATGTACAACCATCCTTTTCCTCACGAAACAGCTTCCTGAGTAATGGTAATAGGACGAAAGCATCATTAGGGAGTGGCCCTTTGTTCCTCAACTTCTCGACCGAGAGCCAATCAGTATTGCAGTTCCAGAGAGGTGTGGAGGAAGCTAGCAAATTTCTTCCCCAGGGTACTCAGTTATTTATTGATCTGGAGAAGAGCAGCGTGAACTCATGGTTTAAAGAAAGGAAATCACTGAATGTGGTTAAGGTGGAGAAGGATGAAAGTGACCTTTTGCCTCTCAATGGGATTAGCGGAAAGAAGAACCACCAGAGGGAGGATTCAGAATTTGAAGATGAGAGGAGTAACAAGCAGACAGCAGTGTATGTTGATGACACCGAGCTATCCGAGATGATGGATAAATTGTTGGTCTGTCATATTAAAGGCAAGAGTCAAGATTCAAATGCTGATGAATCCTCTAAAAAAGAAGTAAGTAAATCTTTACAGCAGAATAGACAGACACACACTGCTGATGGTGGGAAGTTTCATAATAAGAAACCAACCCCAACCAGCAATATGACAGAGATGGTGGATCTCAGAACTTTGTTGATCCTTTGTGCACAAGCTGTCTCTTCTGACGATCGAAGGACTGCTAATGACTATCTAAGGCAGATTCGGCAGCATGCTTCCCCCTCTGGTGACGGATCTCAGAGGTTGGCACATTACTTCGCCAATGGCCTCGAGGCACGCTTAGAAGGCACTGGTTCTCAGGTCTATGCTGCTCTAGGTTCTAAAAAAACATCAGCGGTTGATTTATTGAAAGCATACCATGTTTATCGTACGGCCTTCCCGTTTCAGAGAGTGGCAAATATGTTTGTGGGCGATATGATCATGCATTTAGCTGAGAAAGCAACAACGCTTCATATTATCGACTTTGGAATCTCAAACGGTTTCCAATGGCCAGCTTTCATCTCTCGTCTCTCCAGGAGGACAGGCGGGCCACCCAAACTGCGTATTACAGGGATAGAGTTGCCCCAACGAGGTTTTCGACCGGCAGAAAAAGTTCAGGAGACAGGACGCCACTTGGCACAGTTCTGCAAGCGATTCAATGTTCCATTTGAGTACAATGCAATTGCTCAGAAATGGGATACTATCAAAATCGGGGATATCAAAATAAGGAACGGCGAGACCATTGTTGTGAATACCATGTTTCGGTTTAAAAATCTCCTTGATGAGACGGTTGTCTTGAATAATCCCAGGGATTCTGTTCTGAatttaatcagaaaaataagGCCGCATCTCTTTGTGCAGGCCATTGTCAATGGATCTTTTGGTGCCCCCTTCTTCGTTACACGGTTCCGTGAGGCTCTCTTTCACTACTCTGCGTTGTTCGATGCATTTGATACTAATTTAGGGAGGGATAACCAGATGAGACTGCTGTATGAGAAAGAGTTCTTTGGCCGAGAAGCTATAAATGTCATTGCATGTGAGGGGACAGAGAGGGTTGAGAGGCCGGAGACATATAAGCAATGGCAGATTCGCAATATGAGGGCTGGGTTCAAGCAATTGCCACTGGGACCAGCAGTTATGAAGAGATTGCGATCTAAGTTGGAGCAGTTCCATGATGATTTCGTGGTTGATGAAGATGGCCAGTGGATGCTGCAGGGGTGGAAGGGCCGAATTCTTTTTGCTTCATCTTGGTGGGTACCCATCTAG
- the LOC104422488 gene encoding respirasome Complex Assembly Factor 1: MKESKSGKQNQQQQQLLQQHQKDHLSPFKLAKLLDPEASWDKDQLGDVLHWIRQVVALVCGLLWGAIPLVGGIWIVLFLAISSGIVYGYYAMILKIDEEEYGGHGALLQEGLFASVTLFLLAWILVYSLAHF; the protein is encoded by the exons ATGAAAGAAAGCAAATCGGGTAAGCAgaatcagcagcagcagcagctgctgCAGCAGCACCAGAAGGATCACTTGTCCCCGTTCAAGCTCGCGAAATTGTTGGATCCGGAGGCCTCGTGGGACAAG GATCAGTTGGGAGATGTGCTGCATTGGATTCGACAGGTGGTGGCGCTCGTGTGCGGATTGCTGTGGGGTGCGATACCTTTGGTTGGAGGCATATGGATTGTCCT GTTCCTGGCAATATCATCTGGCATAGTTTATGGCTATTATGCAATGATACTAAAGATAGATGAAGAGGAATATGGCGGTCATGGAGCTCTTCTTCAGGAGGGACTATTTGCCTCCGTGACTCTCTTTCTG CTTGCATGGATTCTAGTCTATAGCTTGGCTCATTTCTGA